From Besnoitia besnoiti strain Bb-Ger1 chromosome X, whole genome shotgun sequence, one genomic window encodes:
- a CDS encoding hypothetical protein (encoded by transcript BESB_016660) — translation MGNACRSQGKVSETAPARPPPIKLQTSVETESDKSEDEEITRRAEERLRRIQTAREGALKTLRTSRALSMHHERRVLYIQGTRHKLGLEDAEDVNFGGLRGSFSDTGSEDEDKKSKSKPPPGKGADAPSPPNKTIQRHKSIFGPCGSDLTDIEDSGEAPFGSRLESGPAAAAPDVAARLAEELLAEKGAQDKQKERKSVRMSVGGEPDEDVAPKQDRARSSSPDTPRTEQKKKRAVIVDPAGLE, via the exons ATGGGAAACGCCTGCCGATCCCAAGGGAAGGTCAGTGAGACTGCACCAGCTCGTCCCCCGCCGATAAAATTGCAAACGAGCGTAGAGACTGAGTCTGACAAAtctgaagacgaggagatcactcggcgcgcggaagag cgcctgcggagaatTCAAACGGCACGCGAAGGAGCTCTGAAGACACTGCGTACAAGCCGTGCCCTTTCGATGCATCATGAACGCCGCGTGCTTTATATTCAGGGAACTCGACACAAACTGG GCTTGGAAGACGCTGAGGACGTGAACTTCGGAGGTTTGAGAGGGTCGTTCTCAGACACTGGGTCCGAGGATGAAGACAAAAAATCTAAGTCCAAGCCTCCCCCAGGCAAGGGTGCGGACGCACCTTCACCGCCGAACAAGACTATACAGCGGCATAAAAGTATTTTCGGACCGTGTGGATCAGACTTAACAGACATCGAGGACTCAGGAGAAGCTCCATTCGGCAGTAGACTGGAGTCCgggcccgccgcggccgcaccTGACGTGGCGGCGCGGTTGGCGGAGGAACTTTTAGCAGAGAAGGGGGCTCAGGATAAGCAGAAGGAAAGGAAATCTGTCCGGATGAGTGTGGGGGGAGAGCCGGATGAGGATGTGGCGCCCAAGCAGGACAGAGCACGATCCTCTTCTCCAGACACGCCACGCACAgagcagaaaaagaaacgTGCGGTAATTGTAGACCCAGCCGGGTTGGAATGA
- a CDS encoding hypothetical protein (encoded by transcript BESB_016670), with amino-acid sequence MAPMPSHSLPCRCSCDSFNMHASSSPRVPFSVSASESPSPPSFLPFGSLYYLILACSVDEYAEYRQKEAPRRMDATLAAAISLAFHGEKYLRVLPFLTHDEIENLNFSADPRNNRNVHYFHVPSSFPCKEDLSSSAASSVSVAAAGVENASTPAAEGFEESPRRRRPAEGERSGDEVEQERGEKRVRGVLVVDSVGAKRAPHEVERLNDVSFGPGGAPVRVKSAQETTWSGSAAPKANTVGPTCLSEKNREAEVGTEDVSDDELDQGFSSFFYYAPKTPMAADSPRGLGGSSRPGRHADQSSTSFFLRASSPFSPLKWTHSPTSVRWRLPGSFASTPRRMLVASPAFSFEWHQVLPVTPQFVGSLVPSSLSSPPPVSQTSSASPTSGDVSAAVTPFSGFPWSSLTASASRFSSSLSPQLPSAGASPPSPPSPLFPPVACIRLEFGGSASTARGSASDFFSKFPRTPPSEASAPSRRAASPSEPQTAATSSYLQSRPPLDTCAFFEEAAMRGFRRRDSSGEAGIERRAGSPGRSLAGELASAQAATNGSDVSWESVEGGVGDRGDLGRGKSDSAPPVEKEPPARRGRSLSRDRNRSGDEGFASVSGVLSRFFGLSEARNGRISLPAGNAGEGKRIGSDGGGGLQTRGKTAGWNAVGDPVREWSLSVPSESLPAPLRQAAANVTLSWRLAPLLLVHTARDKTQAEKVGSGQPRGHSGLPDVDVRTWRDPRQGRGGTDENAFQRSEQGKGGAGVSGMGREWTVGVGDRHAQIPREPLMGGGTVGGSSLKERQKYERGDGVQQIQNGEEAPNLRLDQEERMFFLLTQRVTVDLPDQGPWSFSFYLNHTLPVESAFLSAAALCDLSDEAPHERRGLSDAEGLPLFSYSSFSAPKGTSLPSFSRVPFYVRRQSCLAAVGTERQFETEVRKERVKALHAMRAREKKEVLVPTKGRQSKGEDEGRTQMPQGGACVGGNSGLVSVEGVKQET; translated from the coding sequence ATGGCGCCCATGCCATCGCACTCGCTGCCTTGCAGGTGCTCCTGTGATTCCTTCAATATGCATGCGTCTTCGTCCCCTCGAGTGCCTTTCTCTGTATCCGCCTCGGAGAGTCCCTCACCTCCATCTTTTCTCCCTTTTGGAAGCCTGTACTATCTTATACTTGCGTGTAGCGTGGACGAGTATGCGGAGTACAGGCAGAAGGAGGCTCCACGGAGGATGGATGCGACGCTTGCTGCTGCGATATCGCTGGCGTTTCACGGCGAAAAATACCTTCGCGTCCTTCCCTTCCTGACACACGACGAAATCGAGAACCTGAATTTCAGCGCTGATCCACGGAACAACCGAAACGTTCATTACTTCCACGTTCCCTCGTCATTCCCCTGCAAGGAGGatctctcgtcttccgccgcgtcttctgtctctgtcgctgccgccggcgtggAAAATGCGAGTacgcctgccgcggaggGCTTCGAAGAATcgccacggcggcgaagaccaGCAGAAGGGGAGcggagcggagacgaagTCGAGCaggaaagaggagagaaacggGTACGTGGGGTATTGGTGGTGGACTCAGTTGGCGCTAAACGCGCTCCTCATGAGGTTGAGAGGCTGAACGATGTTTCATTTGGGCCTGGCGGTGCCCCTGTGAGGGTAAAGAGCGCCCAGGAGACAACGTGGAGCGGGTCGGCAGCTCCGAAGGCCAACACAGTAGGTCCCACGTGTCTGTCAGAAAAGaacagagaagcagaagtTGGAACAGAAGACgtcagcgacgacgagctcgaCCAAGGTTTCTCAAGTTTCTTCTATTATGCGCCGAAAACGCCGATGGCAGCTGATTCGCCACGTGGACTAGGTGGGTCTTCCCGCCCTGGGAGACACGCCGATCAGTCTTCCACGAGTTTCTTCTTGCGTGCATCGTCGCCGTTCTCTCCCCTCAAGTGGACCCACTCCCCCACATCTGTTCGTTGGCGCCTTCCTGGGTCGTTTGCTTCCACCCCTCGTCGCATGCTGGtggcctcgcctgccttctcCTTTGAATGGCACCAGGTCCTTCCGGTCACGCCTCAGTTCGTAGGCTCTCTCGTTCCTTCATccctctcgtcgccgccgccggtttCTCAGACTTCCTCTGCCAGCCCAACGTCCGGAGACGTCTCGGCAGCAGTGACGCCTTTCTCGGGATTTCCGTGGAGTTCCCTcactgcctccgcctctcgcttctcttcttcgctgtcaCCGCAACTGCCGTCCGCTGGagcctctccgccttccccGCCATCTCCACTATTCCCGCCTGTCGCGTGCATTCGGCTGGAGTTTGGCGGTAGCGCCTCCACCGCCCGTGGTTCAGCGAGTGATTTCTTTTCAAAGTTTCCGCGCACACCACCTTCGGAGGCTTCAGCGCCCTCGCGtcgtgcggcgtcgccctcagaGCCACAGACAGCCGCTACGAGTTCCTATCTGCAGTCTCGTCCACCGCTGGACAcgtgcgccttcttcgaggaggcggcgatgcGCGGATTTCGCAGACGGGACAGCTCGGGTGAGGCAGGCATCGAGCGAAGGGCAGGCAGTCCAGGGAGGAGTCTAGCGGGGGAACTAGcaagcgcgcaggcggcgacaaACGGCAGCGATGTCTCATGGGAGAGCGTGGAAGGAGGCGTCGGGGACAGAGGCGACCTGGGGCGCGGAAAGTCTGATTCAGCGCCGCCGGTAGAAAAGGAGCCTCCTGCTCGACGTGGTCGCTCTCTGAGTCGCGACCGAAACCgaagcggcgacgaagggTTCGCCTCGGTGTCTGGCGTCTTATCCCGTTTCTTCGGACTCAGTGAAGCGCGGAATGGACGGATTTCGTTGCCGGCAGGGAATGCAGGAGAGGGCAAACGAATTGGGTCCGATGGTGGTGGTGGGCTACAGACCCGGGGGAAGACCGCGGGATGGAATGCGGTTGGGGACCCTGTAAGAGAGTGGAGCCTGTCAGTTCCGTCGGAGTCCCTTCCTGCTCCGCTTCGGCAAGCCGCCGCCAACGTCACGCTCTCCTGGCGTCTGGCGCCTTTGCTGCTCGTTCACACCGCCAGAGATAAAACGCAAGCGGAGAAGGTCGGCAGCGGGCAGCCACGCGGCCACAGTGGACTACCTGATGTCGACGTAAGGACTTGGCGAGACCCGCGGCAAGGACGAGGCGGCACAGACGAAAACGCATTCCAGCGAAGCGAGCAGGGCAAGGGGGGTGCTGGCGTGTCAGGAATGGGAAGAGAGTGGACTGTGGGCGTGGGCGACCGCCATGCGCAGATACCACGCGAACCTTTGATGGGGGGAGGCACGGTGGGAGGTAGCAGTCtgaaggagaggcagaaaTATGAGCGCGGGGACGGAGTTCAGCAGATACAGAATGGAGAAGAAGCACCAAATCTCAGACTCGACCAGGAAGAGAGGATGTTTTTCCTTTTGACACAGCGTGTCACTGTGGATCTTCCAGACCAAGGTCCCTGGTCGTTTTCGTTTTACCTCAATCATACACTGCCAGTCGAAAGTGCAttcctcagcgccgccgccctctgtgATCTGTcggacgaggcgccgcatgAGAGACGGGGGCTCTCTGACGCTGAGGGGCTGCCTCTCTTTTCCTACTCTTCGTTTTCCGCTCCAAAAGGCACGTCCCTTCCTTCGTTTTCCAGAGTTCCTTTCTACGTACGGCGTCAATCGTGTCTCGCGGCCGTGGGTACCGAACGCCAGTTTGAGACGGAAGTCAGAAAAGAGCGCGTGAAAGCGCTTCACGCGatgcgcgcgagggagaagaaagaggtgTTGGTCCCAACGAAGGGTCGTCAGTCgaagggcgaggacgaaggacGAACACAGATGCCGCAGGGGGGTGCCTGTGTTGGGGGGAACTCAGGTCTAGTTTCCGTGGAAGGCGTGAAGCAGGAGACGTAG
- a CDS encoding hypothetical protein (encoded by transcript BESB_016680) — MIEALSILGRSCVSFFRSVTSAFFSLSGPVWLKGNGRALHGVLRRRPKDTESRSPQPQVSVAAFPPSAEPPFFSWPSSASAPSSFEELLTGSPVDHFPQDHPSLWSVSRQPSELAPLPAPASVSAASAPSPSCLLWCATPPVSFSRPVLPFLQPNLLHGVSFQLGPESAERPVLTEVLLSPADVSGGVAWRVRVDAGDIWREPGLRCHDADWAKEGVEGEEGTAFEGDEEGGRAAAEESREREAGKVAEQKTREAQEEEGREPAGRPRGDRVRGYDEEIALRERGVKGKERLWKGGATERVQKGEGTRTQQQRARGKDTEDEHGGLDRERNRDRADVLRGSVIVSEDEDDQSGISFDSERRDAARDFLSQMVNTGEATAKWRVPPSPGGRSALPRELSAGVPKRAHKQDELSAAPFPERPAYLDKGFSFLAASSSPADERHEGTRSEGGRLRLQRPSREMSEVVVSIFTVDVRVRREAVPFQREPSPWEVGEAPADGNEGRKNDVRFAPEGRGRAQEAENVISHSWRLPFTCRHVLQMNLRDKKQRHEASGRRCRRRADVQTAIQGKTFHPRPPVECRPRKRGKDLKRQAHEKVSASFCALLQTLRALCSCRRRRSPHSQHLRLCLARLPSLRGAPLPAAPQGLSSRTGASPLMKKVATEGKFVYEASLFPTWNYRPGLHLATWSLVEHMTVAAEPSDDEPNRGTQLQRVPVPSPVDERRDYRGEGEGGHAVRRAEMHNKSQIPDGESEGNAAASSTQEGGDAYDRRDGRQFTERGTKTAQVSEGSHPIYTGPGHSGERQKGEKSGVNNNSRIQVAVEVHIVADEACEQTCHRGHCWPLTFIDDFRVSYCRCTLGVGGASCDVEILPPWYVAALTACLVLSNLAFVFILRSSWRDFCAYGRNLAGDAAAVGSDCFTARRDGPRCGGRLVTGAEWHDDGDCADGNEHEEEQRGGRAQVTRTTKSRTLQATKWRAGVRLLVFGTASAWQSLSSDSLFSPLSLGKCKLQMGLPAIGLRGRFAASGTDSQPQPLQRGNITHVISRAPPPRR; from the exons ATGATTGAAGCTTTGTCGATTCTGGGTAGAAGCTGCGTTTCTTTCTTCCGTAGTGTGACGTCTGcatttttttctctttctggaCCGGTCTGGCTGAAGGGGAATGGCCGCGCTTTACACGGGGTtttgcggcgaaggccgaagGACACAGAGTCCCGTTCACCGCAACCGCAGGTCTCTGTCGCGGCGTTTCCACCGTCCGCGGAGcctcccttcttctcctggCCCTCTTCGGCTTCTGCACCGTCTTCCTTCGAGGAGTTATTAACCGGTTCTCCCGTTGATCACTTTCCACAAGATCATCCTTCGCTCTGGTCTGTTTCGAGGCAGCCGTCAGAACTGGCGCCGCtcccggcgcccgcctctgtgtccgcagcttcggcgccctcgccttcgtgccTACTGTGGTGCGCGACCCCGCCTGTTTCCTTTTCGCGGCCGGTTCTCCCTTTCCTCCAGCCGAACCTGCTTCATGGCGTTTCCTTCCAACTTGGGCCTGAGTCTGCAGAGCGCCCAGTGTTGACAGAAGTGCTTCTGTCACCGGCGGACGTGtctggcggcgtcgcgtggCGTGTCAGAGTCGACGCAGGCGATATCTGGAGAGAGCCCGGGCTGCGCTGCCACGATGCAGACTGGGCGAAGGAGGGAgtggagggcgaagaaggaactgcgttcgagggcgacgaggagggcgggcgTGCAGCGGCCGAGGAGAGCAGAGAACGTGAAGCAGGAAAGGTAGCAGAGCAAAAGACACGAGAGGctcaagaagaagagggaaggGAACCAGCAGGGCGGCCGAGAGGAGATAGAGTACGCGGGTATGATGAAGAAATCGCGCTGAGAGAAAGAGGTGTGAAAGGCAAAGAACGGCTGTGGaaaggaggcgcgacggagagagtGCAGAAGGGCGAGGGGACACGGACCCAGCAGCAAAGGGCTCGAGGGAAAGACACAGAGGATGAACACGGGGGCTTGGATAGAGAACGCAACCGAGACCGGGCGGATGTCCTGCGGGGCTCTGTGATAGTCTCAGAGGATGAGGATGATCAGAGCGGTATCAGCTTTGACAGCGAGCGCCGGGACGCGGCACGCGATTTCCTCTCTCAGATGGTAAACACTGGCGAAGCAACCGCCAAGTGGAGGGTGCCGCCGAGCCCTGGTGGTCGCTCTGCCTTGCCCCGAGAGCTCTCTGCCGGCGTCCCGAAAAGGGCACATAAGCAAGACGAACTGAGTGCTGCCCCCTTTCCTGAACGCCCGGCCTACCTAGACAAGGGATTTTCGTTTTTGGCAGCGAGCAGCAGTCCCGCAGACGAACGTCATGAAGGCACGCGCAGTGAAGGAGGCAGGCTACGACTGCAGCGCCCCTCAAGGGAGATGTCAGAGGTTGTTGTCTCCATCTTTACGGTGGACGTGCGTGTTAGGCGAGAGGCTGTCCCGTTCCAGCGTGAGCCTTCGCCATGGGAAGtgggcgaagcgccggcggatGGAAATGAAGGGAGAAAGAATGATGTCCGGTTTGCTCCTGAGGGAAGAGGGCGAGCTCAGGAGGCAGAAAATGTGATCTCCCACAGCTGGAGGTTGCCATTTACATGTCGGCAT GTCCTGCAGATGAATCTGAGAGACAAGAAACAGAGGCACGAAGCGAGCGGACGCCGCTGTCGACGACGAGCAGACGTGCAGACGGCGATACAGGGGAAGACGTTTCACCCTCGCCCTCCGGTGGAGTGCCGACCAAGGAAGAGGGGAAAGGATTTGAAACGCCAAGCTCACGAGAAAGTGAGCGCCTCCTTTTGCGCTCTCCTCCAAACTCTCCGAGCCCTTTGTTCTTGTCGCAGGCGTCGGTCTCCTCACTCCCAGCATCTTCGTTTGTGTCTCGCTCGGCTCCCTTCTCTGCGTGGCGCACCGCTTCCCGCGGCGCCACAaggcctctcctcgcgtACTGGAGCATCTCCTTTGATGAAAAAGGTGGCAACTGAGGGAAAGTTTGTGTACGAGGCGTCTCTGTTTCCTACATGGAACTACCGCCCCGGGCTGCATCTGGCGACGTGGAGTCTGGTAGAGCACATGACAGTAGCCGCGGAACCAAGCGATGACGAACCAAATAGGGGCACACAACTGCAGCGCGTCCCGGTGCCTTCCCCAGTCGACGAGCGTCGTGACTACCGGGgtgaaggcgagggaggccaTGCAGTGAGGAGAGCGGAAATGCACAACAAGTCCCAAATCCCTGACGGCGAAAGTGAAGGGAACGCTGCCGCGAGTAGCACTCAAGAGGGTGGCGACGCGTATGACAGGAGAGACGGGAGACAATTTACGGAGCGAGGGACCAAGACTGCTCAAGTCTCCGAAGGGAGTCACCCGATTTACACTGGGCCGGGGCATTCTGGAGAGCGTcaaaaaggagagaaaagtgGCGTCAACAACAACAGTAGAATCCAAGTAGCGGTGGAGGTGCACATCGTTGCAGACGAGGCTTGCGAGCAG ACATGCCACCGGGGACACTGCTGGCCTCTAACCTTCATCGACGACTTCCGCGTTAGCTACTGCCGTTGCACTTTGGGGGTAGGTGGAGCGTCTTGCGACGTGGAGATCCTGCCTCCGTGGTACGTCGCTGCCCTCACTGCCTGCCTCGTTCTCTCCaatctcgccttcgtcttcatcCTGCGCAGTTCGTGGCGGGACTTCTGCGCCTACGGGAGGAATctggcgggcgacgcggctgcagTTGGCAGTGACTGCTTCAcggcacgcagagacggccCCCGCTGTGGTGGCAGGCTGGTCACCGGAGCGGAATGGCACGATGATGGAGACTGTGCCGACGGCAACGAacacgaagaagagcaaCGAGGAGGACGTGCGCAAGTGACCCGTACAACGAAGTCGAGGACGCTGCAAGCGACCAAGTGGAGAGCAGGAGTCAGGTTGCTTGTGTTCGGGACAGCAAGTGCGTGGCAGAGTCTTTCCTCAGACTCGTTGTTCAGTCCTCTGTCCCTAGGCAAATGTAAACTCCAGATGGGGCTACCAGCGATCGGTCTGCGTGGGCGGTTCGCCGCGAGTGGGACAGACTCTCAGCCGCAACCCCTTCAGAGAGGTAACATCA CTCACGTTATCAgtcgagctcctcctcctcggcggtAG
- a CDS encoding hypothetical protein (encoded by transcript BESB_016690) — protein sequence MAVQASSENGEAAPASQRGSSAGRAQHNPLLPPAAPLASSCPPSPSGPSGAKEVTQGDTCTDKKPPTLQDEMAGPFVSRLDRACIDMLAHISSAPSSPSALSLEGPNPVFLPFDEDACLLPKALAWARALPSAGSADAPAELSSSAACPSRPAPSKSQHADSPALPARPSRECGHIFVALEPFLQRVLGLPARQAPRAVPLKQQAPSASCLPTTEEKAASAPGGSEGGEEATQDSASRLFPYLSPTVLKRVEALLERPPVGLIGVARFGAASAASAASPPPSPSAESAESFALPDGDPQVLVVRPLMPAASGSQASRKRKRNATQSSGSPASSPPAAASASFSAEASPDSEANYSPFPTTFWLCDERLRRDISTLEVRGRMKSIEERIQGDEELEKSLVADHLRYIAIRWLLLPVPVLRHFYCLEDATPERRETEDPGNAKRVKTDGPNAGKEPQAAQSLGARAEAEEGDSATQPSEHCRLCRLLHVLRQRGIGGIATFSSMRCLHMHYGFHLVLPPTTVGQLIDEELGKLREEEEELASPQA from the coding sequence ATGGCGGTGCAGGCTTCCTCTGAGAACGGCGAAGCCGCTCCAGCTTCACAGCGGGGCTCCTCTGCGGGTCGTGCGCAGCACAATCCCCTGCTTCCGCCAGCAGCccctctcgcttcctcctgtccgccttcgccttctgggCCTTCAGGAGCGAAAGAAGTAACGCAGGGAGACACGTGCACTGACAAGAAACCGCCAACTCTGCAGGATGAGATGGCGGGTCCCTTTGTTTCTCGCCTGGATCGGGCATGTATCGATATGCTCGCCCATATCTCCTCTGCTCCTTCGTCCCCTtccgcgctgtctctcgaAGGCCCAAATCCCGTTTTCTTGCCCTTCGATGAGGACGCATGCCTGCTTCCCAAGGCTTTAGCGTGGGCGCGAGCACTGCCTTCTGCTGGATCTGctgacgcgcctgcggaacTTTCGTCTTCGGCCGCTTGTCCCTCGCGCCCGGCTCCCTCGAAATCGCAGCATGCGGATTCGCCAGCACTGCCtgcgaggccttcgcgcgaATGCGGACACATTTTTGTGGCTTTGGAGCCTTTCCTGCAGCGCGTTCTGGGGCTGCCCGCGCGCCAAGCGCCGCGTGCCGTCCCCCTCAAGCAGCAGGCACCGTCGGCGTCGTGTCTGCCTACTACCGAAGAGAAAGCAGCGAGTGCGCCAGGAGGCAGtgaggggggagaggaggcgacccAGGattccgcctcgcgcctgttCCCGTATCTGTCGCCTACAGTGCTCAAGCGCGTGGAAGCTCTCCTCGAGAGACCTCCCGTTGGGCTCATCGGCGTTGCTCGcttcggcgctgcctcggctgcctcggctgcctcccctcctccctccccttCTGCGGAGTCCGCTGAGTCGTTCGCCCTTCCCGATGGCGACCCTCAGGTGTTGGTAGTGAGGCCGCTGATGCCTGCAGCGTCGGggtcgcaggcgtcgcggaaGCGCAAGCGCAACGCTACCCAGTCTTCgggctcgcccgcgtcttcgcctcctgccgCAGCGTCCGCTTCGTTTTCTGCTGAGGCTTCGCCTGACTCAGAGGCAAACTACTCTCCGTTTCCAACGACCTTTTGGCTTTGCGACGAACGCCTGAGGCGGGACATTTCGACTCTGGAGGTGCGAGGGCGCATGAAATCTATTGAAGAGCGGATtcaaggagacgaagaactGGAAAAGTCCCTCGTCGCAGACCACCTGCGCTACATCGCGATCCGCTGGCTCCTCCTGCCAGTGCCCGTCTTGCGGCACTTTTACTGCCTCGAGGACGCTACcccagagaggcgagagacagaggaccCCGGTAACGCGAAGAGGGTGAAGACGGATGGACCGAACGCAGGAaaggagccgcaggcggcccAGTCcctcggcgcacgcgcggaagctgaagaaggcgactctGCGACGCAGCCGTCCGAGCActgtcgcctctgccgaTTGCTTCATGTGCTGAGACAGCGCGGAATCGGAGGCATTGCGACTTTCTCCTCAATGAGGTGTCTACACATGCACTACGGCTTCCACCTCGTTCTTCCGCCGACCACCGTCGGACAGCTCATCGACGAGGAACTCGGCAAActgagggaagaagaggaagagctCGCGTCCCCACAGGCGTAG
- a CDS encoding S1 RNA binding domain-containing protein (encoded by transcript BESB_016700), which translates to MFDDEFGEAFDPRYDREPSEERPPGKPPAADIYRGVVKRLQSYGAFVKVADLDREGLLHISRISDQRVESVEDVLAVGQEIWVKVLSQEDGKLRLCMKSVNQHDGTERESLRQSFAHRGEGGGIKTPELDSIHQGTIRRIQDFGAFVSIEGFDRDGLLHISCISSQKLDKVDDVLAVGDKVWVKVTKVDEGGKYGLDMRGISQKDGADNDPNNLSRTSGTRSRPQKEERITFDAVYNITCQRCGGKGHMTHECYNPGGNKYEMLEDDGAERTARAAAPQLAYATGANAVQVAPSVAAKLSKEWKKTRKAEKKARKKEEKARKKHKKHKAAGSSSNDSSSSDDSDDSDSSSDSDHKKKSRKRKRKEKKSKHRKKAARLR; encoded by the exons ATGTTCGACGACGAGTTCGGAGAGGCGTTCGATCCTCGATACGATCGAGAACCTTCAGAAGAAAGGCCGCCTGGAAAGCCACCCGCAGCCGACATCTATCGAGGGGTTGTCAAGAGACTACAGTCTTACGGCGCATTCGTCAAG GTAGCAGACCTCGACAGAGAGGGTCTGCTTCACATATCGAGAATCTCTGACCAACGGGTGGAAAGTGTCGAGGACGTCTTGGCTGTCGGCCAAGAAATCTGGGTTAAG GTGCTAAGTCAAGAAGACGGGAAGCTGCGACTATGCATGAAGAGCGTCAACCAGCATGATGGCACTGAAAGGGAGTCCCTGCGTCAAAGCTTCGCCCAtcgaggagagggaggggggatAAAAACCCCGGAGCTTGACTCCATTCACCAAGGAACCATCCGACGTATACAAGATTTCGGAGCTTTCGTGTCG ATCGAAGGGTTCGATAGGGATGGACTGCTGCACATATCGTGCATTTCCAGCCAAAAGTTGGATAAAGTAGATGACGTACTGGCAGTCGGTGACAAAGTGTGGGTTAAG GTTACCAAGGTGGACGAAGGCGGCAAATATGGGTTAGACATGAGAGGAATCAGCCAAAAAGACGGGGCAGACAATGACCCAAATAATCTGTCACGTACCAGTGGAACACGGTCGAGGCCGCAAAAAGAAGAACGAATAACGTTCGACGCCGTGTATAACATCACATGTCAACGCTGTGGAGG GAAAGGGCATATGACACATGAATGCTACAACCCAGGAG GCAACAAGTATGAAATGCTTGAAGATGACGGGGCGGAACGCACTGCacgggcggcagcgccacaaCTAGCATATGCCACCGGGGCAAATGCGGTTCAAGTCGCACCGTCTGTAGCTGCAAAGCTATCCAAAGAGTGGAAAAAGACTCGCAAAGCAGAAAAGAAGGCAcgaaagaaggaagaaaaagcacGAAAGAAACACAAGAAACACAAAGCGGCAGGCAGCAGCTCAAACGATTCGTCAAGTAGTGACGACAGTGATGATAGCGACAGCTCGTCGGATTCGGATCACAAGAAAAAATCGCGTAAGAGAAAGCGGAAGGAAAAGAAATCAAAACATCGGAAGAAGGCTGCACGTCTTCGCTGA